The genomic region CTCATGTCCGTTCTTCTTCTTGATATCAACAGATTCAAGATTATCAATGACACTCTGGGGTTTGGAGCCGGCGATGCTCTTCTTCAAACCATAAGCACCAGGATCAGGTCCTGCCTCAGGGATGTTGATGCGGTGTTCAGGCTGGGAGATGATGAATTCGCAATTGTGCTTGAAGAAATCGCGCAACCACAGGATGCCGCAAGGGTAGCCAAAAGAATCCTGGCAGTCTGCTCCCTTCCATTACAACTCTCTGATCGTGAGCTTTATGTCACCGCAAGTATAGGAATCAGCATCTTTCCAACCGATGGTGAAGATATGGAGGTGCTGCTGAAGAATGCTGAGGCGGCAATGAACCGGGCAAAGGAAATGGGGATAAATAATTACCAGCACTACAAACCCACCATGAATGCCCGTGCTTTCGAACAGCTTACTGTCGAGCATAATCTTCGGAAAGCACTGAAAAACAATGAACTGATCGTTTACTATCAGCCCCAGATAGATCTGGCAACAGAAAAAATAATCGGAGCCGAGGCACTTCTGAGGTGGAAGCAACCCGACCTGGGGATGATCTCCCCTGCCCAGTTCATCCCGATAGCTGAGGACACAGGTTTGATTCTGCCCATCGGAGAATGGGTGCTGAAAACCGCATGTCTCCAGGCAAAAGGATGGCTCGATTATGGCCGGAAGATCGTAATCGCAGTCAACCTCTCCGCCCGACAATTCCAGCAACAGGACCTTGTCTCCACTGTAAGCAGAGTACTGCAGGAAACAAACCTTCCACCTCAGTTTCTCGAACTTGAAATAACTGAAAGTCTGGGTATGAAAAACCCGGAACTTACTCTCAAGACTCTTCATGAATTAAAGTCGATGGGGATTCACATATCGATCGATGATTTTGGTACCGGGTATTCTTCATTGAGCTATCTTAAGAGATTTCCCATTGATACACTGAAAATCGACAGATCGTTTGTTATGGATATCCAGACCGATGCCAACGATTCCGCTATCGTACTGGCTATCATCGCCCTGGCACACAGCCTCAAACTCAAGGTCATAGCCGAAGGTGTAGAGCAGAGACATCAGGCACAGTTTCTTCTGGAGCATGGATGCGAAATGGTGCAGGGATACCTCTTCAGCCCACCTGTAACCGGAGAGGAATTTGAAAAGCTAATTGCCAAAGAATCCTGAAACAGATCTTAAACGAAGAACTAACGGGGAAACATTTTACTATTTAGTCAAGTGCAGATAACCGGGTAAAAACCCTTTCAGCATTCTTGTATGTTACTTTAGCTATTTCCTGAGGGTCAACCCCTCTGATCTCAGCAATTCTCTCTACAACCCTTACCATATTGCAGGGTTCATTTGCTTCCACAACACCATAAGGAGGAATATCCGGGCTGTCACTCTCCACCAGAAGCCTGTCAGTCCTGGTTCTTTTGACCGATTCCTGCGCCTTTCTGTTCCTCTTAAATGTAACTGAGCCGGAAAAAGAGATGTAAAAACCAAGTTTTTCTAATCTGTCAACAAGCTCTGCAGAACCGGAGTAAGAATGGATAACTCCTCCCTGAAACACATGATCTCTCTCTTCAAAAACAGAGATCAAATCTCCCCATGCTTTGCGGCAGTGTATCGATACCGGGCGCTTATACCTGGCTGCAAGGTCTATTTGAGCAGAAAAAACATCCAACTGCCCGGAATTATTTACTCTGTCAATTGCATGATCCAACCCTATCTCCCCTACAGCTGCCGACGGAAAAGAGCGCAGCATCTCCTCGAGCCTGAAAAGCCATTTTTCGCTTCTCCCATCTATGTACCAGGGATGAAGTCCGAAAGCAGGGATCACAACCGGGAACTGTCCAGATAATCGTGCTACCTCATCCCAGTCCTCTTCGGTTGAACCACAGCATAGGATCTTCTTAATTCCAGCCTTTTCCGCACGGTCAATTACAGCAGAAATATCATCGCCAAGGCGTTTGTCCTGAAGATGGCAGTGGGAGTCAAAAAGGTTCATGGATGAGAAAATAAGGCCGGAATTTACTCACTGCAAGAAAGTCTTCTAAGAGAGGTAATCAAAAGGCTCCATTTTTAAGGAAAAACGGATGTACGATTACAAGCACTGCTAATGCTGAAAGCGAAAAGAGCAAAATAGTACCAGATACCCAATATCAGATTTTCCGATTGTTTTTAGAAAATCGATTGAGAAAGAGGGTTTCGATACCGATACCGACCCAGAACTTTTGTTGTAGCTTAGTTAGATTGTTTTCTCACGAAGCCTTATAAAGCCCGCTCTCGGCTCTCACAATCTCCAGAGTCTGAATCGGCTTGAAATTAAGCCCGTAGATCGTTGCGACCACTTCCCGGTCCATGATGTTGAGCATTCCAAATGTGGGAGGCATGTTTTTATCAAGAGGTCCTTTGAGATGTCCCGGATTCATGAAAAGCCGTCCGTCTTCAAGCTCCAGTTTCCAGTGATGAGTATGTCCGAACAAGATGATGTCTGATTTGGTAATATCCTCTTCTGTAACATCCTTTTCGTAGCTGTGTACCAGCATGACAGTCAGTCCAAGTACCATTTCATAGGTTTTTGCCTGGAGAGAGCCGTCTTTATACCGCTGATCGTAGATACCGGGCACCTGAACGATCTCCAGAAAACGATCGCCCAGATCAGACACATCATCGTAATCATCACCCAGATGATACAAAGCAGCGATCTTCTGCTTCTCAATCATCCAGTCCACAGCATTGTTCAGATACTCTTTATTCCGGTGAGTGTCACTCACAATTCCTATTTTCATACAAACCGCGCCTTTTTAGTGTTGCAGTAAATTTCAGGAAGTCATAATGGATTAGAAAAGATCAGGGGTGAAGCCTGTAAAGATAATCGAGATTTATTTGGCCAGGCCCCTGCAAGTCTCCCGAGAAATGATACTACTTACCATCTTCTCGTATTCTTTCAGATAAATCACAGCCTGCCTTACAACGTTTTCAGCATTATAACCAAATTTCTCATCGAGAACTTTATATGGTGCCGATGCGCCGAATCTCTCCAGACCGATCACCTTCCCCAGAGGTCCAACAAGCCCCTGAATTGCAGCAGGAAGCCCGGCAGTCAACCCCATGACAGGAATTCCACAGGGAATCACCTCCTGACGATACTCAGGTTCCTGATCGAAAAAGGCACCCTCAGATGGAGCGGAAACCACTCTCACCTTCAGCCCCTTCTCATCAGAAAGTCTTTTAGCACCCTCGATCAGAGTAGCAACTTCTGCGCCATTCCCCAAAAGAATCAAATCTGGCTGACCATCACAATCAGCAACTATATACGCCCCTCTGCATGCTCCCAGTGCGTCATCAAACCTGCTTTTTGATCCCGGCTTTGGGGGAAGATCGGATACATTCTGTCTGGTAAGTATCAGAGCACAAGGTCCTTCAAATTCCATCGCCATTTTCCAGGAAACAGTTGTCTCTGCAGAGTCAGCAGGCCTTATCACAAGCATACTTCTCTTCCCCTCCAGATTCGCCATCTTCTCCAGAAGCCTTAACTGTGTCTCCTGCTCTACCGGCTGATGAGTAGGCCCGTCCTCACCTACCCGGAAAGTGTCATGCGTAAAGACATACTTTACCGGAAGATTCATCAGAGCCGCAAGGCGTATAGCGGGTTTCATATAATCTGAAAAAGCGAAAAACGTGGCGCAGACAGGTATTATACCTCCGTGAGCAGCCATCCCGTTCATCACCGATGCCATAGTCAGTTCAGCTACACCAGCCTGAAGAAATCCGCCGGAAAAATCACCCTTTTTAAGGATTTTTGATTTTTTCAGGAAACCTTCGGTTTTATCGCTGTTGCAAAGATCGGCCGATGAAACTATCATATTGTCGATAGTCTCTCCGAACACCCCAAGAACGTTGCCGGATGCGGTGCGAGTCGCCTGACCCGGTTTCTGCTGAATCGATGCCCAGTCGATCTCAGGAATCTCACCAGACCAGAGTTTTCTCCATTTGGCCGAAAGCTCAGGGTTTCTCTCTTCCCATCTTTTCTGTTCGGCCTTCTTTTGTGCAGCGCTCTCTGCCTTTTTCTCAGATATTTTCCTGTAATGCTCTGTTACATCGGGATAGATCGCAAAGGGGTTCTCCGGATCGCCGCCAAGATTCTTGATTGTCTTTTCAACTGACCCCCCGGCGTCTGAAAGAGGCATCCCGTGAGTGGAAACCTGCCCCTCAAAACTGCTTCCATCGGGGGCCAGAGCACCTTTACCCATGATAGTCTTGCCTATGATGAGCGTCGGTTTCTCCTTCTCCTCATTAGCCCTTGTCAAGGCTGAGCGGATCTGGTCATGAACATTGCCGTTTATGGTTATCACATTCCATCCCCAGGCCTGGTATTTCAGGGCTGTATCCTCACTTGTCACCTCATCTACAGGGGTGGAGAGCTGGATATCATTGGAATCGTAAAACATGATAAGGTTTGAGAGACCAAGGTGTCCTGCAAGCCTTCCCACGCCCTGAGAGATCTCCTCCTGAATCCCGCCATCAGAGATATAGGCGTAGATTTTATGCGAGGTCCATTCTCCGAAACGCGCAGCAATAAACCTTTCCGCTATTGCAGCACCGAGAGCCATGGCGTGTCCCTGACCAAGGGGTCCGGATGTGTTTTCAATTCCACGTTCAATGTCCCGTTCTGGATGTCCCGGAGTAGTACTCCCCCATTGACGAAAATTTTTCAGTTCATCGATGGAAAAAATTCCATAGAGCGCCAGGACAGAGTAGAGCATTGGAGACATGTGGCCCGGATCGAGATAGAAGCGGTCTCTGTTTGGCCAACTGAGATCAGTGGGATCGAAATTTAGAAACTCTGTATAGAGTATATGAATGAAATCCGCTCCACCCATCGCCCCGCCAGGATGTCCTGATCTGGCTTTTTCAACCATGGCAACGGTAAGAGCCCGAATGTTATCCACAGCTCTGCTGTCAATTTTCCCGCTCACTGATGAGTACTCCTTGGATTTGAAAAAAAAGATTTTTAAAATAATTCATGCCCCTGAGGGAGTTGGTGCTTTTTCCAGTTCTATGCTTAAATGCCTGAACTGTGATTCCACCTCCACTCCATTACCTAGCTGCCCCCTCCTAAAGTCCCCCTTTGGGGGATTTAGTGGGCTAGGGATTTAGGGGACAGTAGATTTAGGGGGCAAGCACTAATTGGGCTTAAATTTGCTTCCCAATCTACCTCTGATCACCTGTTCCCTACTATCGAGAGGCATCATGGTACTGAGTGTAGCTTTTACCTTTGATCCAAATCTTATCCCCGGGCTCTCTGTCTTCCCAGAAGTAAGAGAGGTTTTCGGAAAACTGGGAAGCGATCTACTTGGCGGCGGAAGATCTACCTATATGGTGGCTGATGCGAACCGGGAGATGCTTCAGAAAGCGGTTGAACAGGCACATTCTCATAATATTGAATTCAACTATCTTCTCAATGCAGCCAATCTCGATGGATTTGAGCAGACCCGTGACGGGCAAAAAAAAATCCGCAGATTCCTGGATTATCTCTCTGAACTGAATGTCGACAGTGTTACTGTTTCTGTCCCCTACCTTCTAAAAATTGTCAAATCAAGTTACCCGCATTTCAAGACCCGTGTGGGTGTGTTCGCACGTATCTCCACTCCCAGAGCTGCCCAGTGGTGGGAAGAGATGGGGGCAGATATACTCTGTATCAGTGCAATCTCCTGTAACAGAAGATTCGATCTGTTAAAGAGTATCCGTTCCTCTGTAAAATGCGATCTGCAGCTTATTGTTAACGCCTGCTGCCTTCAGGAGTGCCCCTTTGAACTTGCGCACATGAATATGCTGACACATGCATCCAGAGAGGGTTCCAGGATGCACTCCTTTAACCTAGATTACTGCTTCCTCCATTGCTCATCGTACCGTTTACGCGATAAATCCTTTTTCCTGAAATCGATATGGATTCGTCCAGAAGACCTCTCGCTGTATGAAAAATCAGGTTACCACCATTTCAAAATTGTGGATCGGGCCTGTTTTCCTGAGATGCTTATAAAAAGAGTAAAAGCTTATGCGGAGCGCAGTTTCGATGGAAATCTGATGGAGCTTATAGCACCTGTGGCCAGAATAAAGAGTTATAAAACAATTCTCCCCTTTTTCCGTCCTGACAAAATAAAACCAGGCACTGTAATCAGAATATTGAAATTTATCGACAGCGCACTTATAGATCGCTTCGATGAGGATTCCCCGGTTTATATCGACAATAAAAAACTCGATGGATATATAAGGAAAATTTTCAAAAAAGGATGTGATTCATCACAGTGCAGAACATGCTCCCTTTGTGAAGAGTATTCAAAGAATGCTGTCACCATAAAACCTGAGTATAAAAAAGAGATCATTTCACAGATAGAATCTCTTGAGAAGGGATTGAATGATGGAAGCATCTTTTAGCCATATAACCGGAGGTCAAAATGCGGAAAGAACTGGTAATCTCCCGTGCTCTTAAGGTGATAAGTGATACTCTTGCAGTCGACTGTGAAAAGATCAGAGAAGATAGCAGGTTCGTGGAGGATCTTGGTGCTGACTCTCTTGATAAAGTGACACTGATAATGGCACTGGAGGATGAGTTCAAGATCTCCATTTCCGACAAACAGGCTGAAGGTATAGTGTGCGTAAAGGATGCGCTCGATGCGCTTACCGGGGCAGAGAGTGTCGCATGATGAAAAACAGAGTTGTCATAACAGGAATAGGAGTAATCTCCGCCCTGGGTAACACAACAGATGAATTCTGGGGCTCATGCCTGCAGATGAAAGACTATATCGTTCCCATTCCTGAGGAATGGAACAAGTACTCCTCTTTCAGTTCCCGTTACTGGTCTCCTCTTGACAAGTACTCACCATCCTCATCCTGGCTTTCAAAAGCGGACCACCTGCAGCTTGACCTTTGTCAGCAAATGGTGCTCGATGCTGCTTTTCAGGCAGTAAGTCTTTCCGGGATCGGACACACAGAGATCGATCCCAAAAAGAAAATAATGCGTCTGGATGGAGTCGATCCGCGGAGATCAGGTGTTTTTATCGGCACAGGTGCAGGAGGAATAACCTCTCTTCTGACCGCCCATTCCACACACATTTCACCGATGCAGAAAAACCTTTTTGCGCCTGTCAAATACAACCCGTTCACTGTCCCGATGATGATGATAAACGGGAGTGCCGATATTCTGGGAATTCGTTTTTCGATTCATGGGATAAACCGCACTGTAAGCACCGCATGTGCATCGGGAACGATGGCTATTGGTGAAGCATTCAGGGCAATCTCG from Fibrobacter sp. harbors:
- a CDS encoding bifunctional diguanylate cyclase/phosphodiesterase, whose protein sequence is LMSVLLLDINRFKIINDTLGFGAGDALLQTISTRIRSCLRDVDAVFRLGDDEFAIVLEEIAQPQDAARVAKRILAVCSLPLQLSDRELYVTASIGISIFPTDGEDMEVLLKNAEAAMNRAKEMGINNYQHYKPTMNARAFEQLTVEHNLRKALKNNELIVYYQPQIDLATEKIIGAEALLRWKQPDLGMISPAQFIPIAEDTGLILPIGEWVLKTACLQAKGWLDYGRKIVIAVNLSARQFQQQDLVSTVSRVLQETNLPPQFLELEITESLGMKNPELTLKTLHELKSMGIHISIDDFGTGYSSLSYLKRFPIDTLKIDRSFVMDIQTDANDSAIVLAIIALAHSLKLKVIAEGVEQRHQAQFLLEHGCEMVQGYLFSPPVTGEEFEKLIAKES
- a CDS encoding TatD family hydrolase translates to MNLFDSHCHLQDKRLGDDISAVIDRAEKAGIKKILCCGSTEEDWDEVARLSGQFPVVIPAFGLHPWYIDGRSEKWLFRLEEMLRSFPSAAVGEIGLDHAIDRVNNSGQLDVFSAQIDLAARYKRPVSIHCRKAWGDLISVFEERDHVFQGGVIHSYSGSAELVDRLEKLGFYISFSGSVTFKRNRKAQESVKRTRTDRLLVESDSPDIPPYGVVEANEPCNMVRVVERIAEIRGVDPQEIAKVTYKNAERVFTRLSALD
- a CDS encoding transketolase codes for the protein MSGKIDSRAVDNIRALTVAMVEKARSGHPGGAMGGADFIHILYTEFLNFDPTDLSWPNRDRFYLDPGHMSPMLYSVLALYGIFSIDELKNFRQWGSTTPGHPERDIERGIENTSGPLGQGHAMALGAAIAERFIAARFGEWTSHKIYAYISDGGIQEEISQGVGRLAGHLGLSNLIMFYDSNDIQLSTPVDEVTSEDTALKYQAWGWNVITINGNVHDQIRSALTRANEEKEKPTLIIGKTIMGKGALAPDGSSFEGQVSTHGMPLSDAGGSVEKTIKNLGGDPENPFAIYPDVTEHYRKISEKKAESAAQKKAEQKRWEERNPELSAKWRKLWSGEIPEIDWASIQQKPGQATRTASGNVLGVFGETIDNMIVSSADLCNSDKTEGFLKKSKILKKGDFSGGFLQAGVAELTMASVMNGMAAHGGIIPVCATFFAFSDYMKPAIRLAALMNLPVKYVFTHDTFRVGEDGPTHQPVEQETQLRLLEKMANLEGKRSMLVIRPADSAETTVSWKMAMEFEGPCALILTRQNVSDLPPKPGSKSRFDDALGACRGAYIVADCDGQPDLILLGNGAEVATLIEGAKRLSDEKGLKVRVVSAPSEGAFFDQEPEYRQEVIPCGIPVMGLTAGLPAAIQGLVGPLGKVIGLERFGASAPYKVLDEKFGYNAENVVRQAVIYLKEYEKMVSSIISRETCRGLAK
- the acpP gene encoding acyl carrier protein, translating into MRKELVISRALKVISDTLAVDCEKIREDSRFVEDLGADSLDKVTLIMALEDEFKISISDKQAEGIVCVKDALDALTGAESVA